The sequence GCTGGTCATCCCGGAGAACATCAACCTCGGCCTGGCCATCGATATGACCGCCAAGAACGGCAACCGCTCCCTGGTGGTCGCGGCCATCAAGGAAACGGAGAAGATGAACTTTGCGGAGTTCGTCTCCAGCTACGAGGACATCGTTAAGCGGGCCCGCGACGGCAAGCTCACGATGGAGGACTTCTCCGGCGTCACCATCTCTCTGACGAACCCCGGCGGCATCGGTACCCGCCACTCCGTGCCTCGCCTGACGAAGGGCCAGGGCGCCATCATCGGCGTGGGTTCCATGGATTACCCCGCCGAATTCGCGGGCGCCTCCGAGGACCGCCTCGGCGAAATGGGCGTGGGCAAGCTGGTGACCATCACCTCCACCTACGACCACCGGATCATCCAGGGCGCGGAGTCCGGCGAGTTCCTGCGGACGATGAGCCGTCTGCTCATCGACGACAACTTCTGGGACGAGATCTTCACCGCCATGCGGGTGCCCTACTCCCCCGTGCGCTGGAGCCAGGACCTGCCCAACACCGGTGTGGACAAGTCCACCCGCGTCATGCAGCTCATCGAGGCGTACCGCTCCCGCGGCCACCTCATTGCGGACATCAACCCCCTGCACTGGACACAGCCCGGCCTTCCCGTGCCCGATCACGCCGACCTCAACATCGAAACCCACGGGCTGACCCTCTGGGACTTCGACCGCACCTTCCACGTCGGCGGTTTCATGGGCCACGAGACCATGACGCTGCGCCAGGTGCTTGCCGCGCTGCGCCGCGCCTACACCCTCAAGGTGGGCTCCGAATACACCCACGTCATGGATGCCGAGGAGCGCAACTGGCTCCAACGGCGCATCGAGGCCGGGCAGCCCAAGTTCACCCCGGCTGAGCAGAAGTACATTCTGCAGAAGCTCAACTCTGCCGAGGCCTTCGAGAACTTCCTGCAGACCAAGTACGTCGGGCAGAAGCGGTTCTCCCTGGAAGGCGCCGAAACGCTCATTCCGATGATGGATGCGGCCATTGACCGCGCCGCCGGTGCCGGCCAGAGCGAAGTGGTGATCGGCATGCCCCACCGCGGTCGGCTCAACGTCCTGACCAACGTCGTGGGTAAGCCCTTTGCCAAGGTCTTCACCGAATTTGAGGGCAACATTGACCCGGCCGCCGCCGGCGGTTCCGGTGACGTGAAGTACCACCTCGGGGCCACCGGGCACTACATGCAGATGTTCGGCGACGGTGAAATCGACGTGACCCTCACCGCCAACCCCTCCCACCTGGAGGCCGTGAACCCGGTCATGGAGGGCATCGCCCGCGCCAAGCAGGACCTCATCGACCAGGGTCCGGGCACCGTCATGCCCCTGCTGCTCCACGGCGACGCGGCCTTCGCTGGCCTTGGCGTGGTGCAGGAGACGATCAACATGTTCAAGCTGGACGCCTACGAGGTGGGCGGAACGATCCACATCGTCGTGAACAACCAGATCGGTTTCACCACCACCCCGGACGCCGGACGCTCCACCTACTACGCCACGGATCTGGCCAAGGGCTTCGACTGCCCGGTCTTCCACGTCAACGGGGACGACCCGGAGGCTGTGGTGTGGGTGGCTCAGCTAGCCGTGGACTACCGCAACCAGTTCGGCAAGGACGTCTTCATCGACCTGGTCACCTACCGCCGCCGCGGTCACAACGAGGCCGACGACCCCTCCATGACCCAGCCGGGGATGTACGACATCATCACCAAGATGCCGACCTCCCGCGAGCAGTACACCGAAGCCCTCATCGGCCGCGGGGACCTGTCCACCGAGGACGCGGAGCGGGTGGCACGCGACTTCCACGACCAGCTAGAGATCGTGTTCAACGACGTGCGCGAGGCCGAGAAAGGCTCCTCCCCCAAGGAACAGTCCGGCATCACTGCTTCCCAGCAGTTGCCCCACGGGCTAGACACTTCCATCAGCCGGGAGACGGTGGAACTCATCGGGGACAAGTTCGCCAATACCCCCGACTACCTCACCCCGCATCCCCGTGTGAAGCCCGTACTCAAGCGCCGCCAGTCCATGTCCCGCAAGGGCAACATCGACTGGGGATTCGCGGAGCTGCTGGCGTTCGGCTCCCTCGTGCAGGAGGGCAAGCTGGTCCGCCTCGTCGGCGAAGATTCCCTGCGCGGAACCTTTACGCAGCGGCACGCAGTCCTCTTCGACCGTGAGGACTTTGACAAGTACAGCCCCCTGCAGGTTATCGGCGAGGAGTCCGGCAACGGCGGCCGGTTCGAGGCCTACAACTCCTCCCTCACCGAGTTCGCCGGAATCGGCTTCGAGTACGGCTACTCCGTGGGCAACACCGATGCCGTTACCGTGTGGGAAGCCCAATTCGGGGACTTTGCTAACGGTGGTCAGACGATCATCGACCAGTACGTTTCCAGCGGTGAGGCGAAGTGGGGTCAGCTCTCCAACCTCGTGCTGCTTCTCCCGCACGGCTACGAGGGCCAGGGGCCGGACCACTCCTCCGCCCGGATCGAGCGCTTCCTCCAGATGTCCGCCGAAGGCTCCTGGACCATCGCGCAACCATCCACTCCGGCCAGCTTCTTCCACCTGCTGCGCCGCCACGCGCTAGGGACCTTGAAGCGCCCGCTCGTCGTATTCACGCCGAAGTCTATGCTGCGTAACAAGCAGGCAGTGTCCTCCGTGGAGGACTTCGTGGACCTCAAGAAGTTCCAGGCCGTGATCGACGACCCCAACCAGGACGGCGTGAACGAGAACATCAAGTACGTTCTGCTGTGCTCTGGCAAGGTGTACTGGGATCTGGAGAAAAAGCGTGAGCAGGACGGCCGCGACGATGTGGCCATCGTCCGCCTGGAGATGCTGCACCCGGTTCCCCACAACCGGCTGCGGGAGGCGCTGAAGAACTACCCCAACGCCGAGCTGCGGTGGGTGCAGGACGAGCCTGCCAACCAGGGCCCGTGGCCCTTCATGGCACTGCAGTTGCCGGAGTACTTCCCCGGCATCAAGCTGACCCGGGTCTCCCGGCGCGCCCAGTCCTCCACGGCCACCGGTGTGACGAAGGTTCACCAGTTAGAGCAGAAGCAATTGCTGGAGGAGGCCTTCGGCGAGTAGGGCGGAGCGGTGGAGCCTCGGCGGGCCTTAGGGGGTAACGTCCCGGCGGGATCGGCGGGTGGAGCCCTGGCGGGGTTAGGGAGGCGGGGTTTGGGCCCGCAGGGGCCCTTACTTTGTGCAGCTCGAACCCGACAGCTCCGCCTAGCCCTCGCTCGCCTTATCCTCCAGATCCTGGGTGGAGATGCCCCCGGCGACGTTGTTCAGGGCCCGCCGATCCTCCCGATTGATCCGGGGCTTGTCGTACAGCGCCACCGTGTTCTGCGGGATCGTCGGGTCCGGGCACGGCGTGGCCAGCCCCGGATCGGATACCCCCACGTCTGAGGGAGTCGCCGAAAGCAGCGTGGAGTGGGTGACATCCCGCCAGCGTGGAGTGTCCGGCGAGCCGGACGTGGAAAATCGGCCACGCACTTGCTTTG comes from Corynebacterium heidelbergense and encodes:
- a CDS encoding multifunctional oxoglutarate decarboxylase/oxoglutarate dehydrogenase thiamine pyrophosphate-binding subunit/dihydrolipoyllysine-residue succinyltransferase subunit, which codes for MSSANFGQNEWLVDQMYQQYTSNPQSVDAEWRKYFESSDFKPEAAASSSADAAPAAASTGNKGQSRTSAPTSGASAQQTDNSSSNKDAVSTGAGDKTSAPSQTGDTENQGPSRPVEDARTQQATHTSKTSVNAAGKGASDDTTSNQIRIKQGRIGQPDTVLDDDTHHGSLLPERIAPPAPKAPVGLPDAGQNPLRGPAKAVAKNMDLSLQIPTATSVRDMPAKLMFENRAMVNDQLRARGSGKISFTHIIGWALVKAVLAHPDMNNSYDVIDGKPTLVIPENINLGLAIDMTAKNGNRSLVVAAIKETEKMNFAEFVSSYEDIVKRARDGKLTMEDFSGVTISLTNPGGIGTRHSVPRLTKGQGAIIGVGSMDYPAEFAGASEDRLGEMGVGKLVTITSTYDHRIIQGAESGEFLRTMSRLLIDDNFWDEIFTAMRVPYSPVRWSQDLPNTGVDKSTRVMQLIEAYRSRGHLIADINPLHWTQPGLPVPDHADLNIETHGLTLWDFDRTFHVGGFMGHETMTLRQVLAALRRAYTLKVGSEYTHVMDAEERNWLQRRIEAGQPKFTPAEQKYILQKLNSAEAFENFLQTKYVGQKRFSLEGAETLIPMMDAAIDRAAGAGQSEVVIGMPHRGRLNVLTNVVGKPFAKVFTEFEGNIDPAAAGGSGDVKYHLGATGHYMQMFGDGEIDVTLTANPSHLEAVNPVMEGIARAKQDLIDQGPGTVMPLLLHGDAAFAGLGVVQETINMFKLDAYEVGGTIHIVVNNQIGFTTTPDAGRSTYYATDLAKGFDCPVFHVNGDDPEAVVWVAQLAVDYRNQFGKDVFIDLVTYRRRGHNEADDPSMTQPGMYDIITKMPTSREQYTEALIGRGDLSTEDAERVARDFHDQLEIVFNDVREAEKGSSPKEQSGITASQQLPHGLDTSISRETVELIGDKFANTPDYLTPHPRVKPVLKRRQSMSRKGNIDWGFAELLAFGSLVQEGKLVRLVGEDSLRGTFTQRHAVLFDREDFDKYSPLQVIGEESGNGGRFEAYNSSLTEFAGIGFEYGYSVGNTDAVTVWEAQFGDFANGGQTIIDQYVSSGEAKWGQLSNLVLLLPHGYEGQGPDHSSARIERFLQMSAEGSWTIAQPSTPASFFHLLRRHALGTLKRPLVVFTPKSMLRNKQAVSSVEDFVDLKKFQAVIDDPNQDGVNENIKYVLLCSGKVYWDLEKKREQDGRDDVAIVRLEMLHPVPHNRLREALKNYPNAELRWVQDEPANQGPWPFMALQLPEYFPGIKLTRVSRRAQSSTATGVTKVHQLEQKQLLEEAFGE